One Cystobacter ferrugineus genomic window, AGCGGGCGCCCATGCTCATCGATTTGCACGCGCATTCCTACCTGTCCAAGGACTGTGACCTGGATCCGCGCGCGGTCCTGGATCGCGCCGCGATGTTCGGCCTGGATGGAGTGGCCTTCACGGAGACCAACACCCAGGACGGATGCGACGAGCTGTTCGAGATCGGAGCCAAGGCCAAGGTCAAGGTCTTCGTCGGTCTGGAGCTCATCACCGACCGAGGGCAGTACCTGTGCTTCTTCCCGAAGCCGGAGATGGCCCCCGAGCCGGTGCAGCTGTGGGGCAGCAACCGCGAGAAGCCGTGGAGCGCCGCCGAGTGCCTGCCCAAGGTGCGCTCGCTCGGCGCGGCCATCGTCGCGGCGCGCCCGTATGACCGGGACTCGAGCCACCCGGCCATGGACTACGTGCGCTCGCTGAGCGGGCTGGTGTGCGCGGTGGAGGGGTACAACGCCCGCGTGAAGCAGACGGCGAACGACCTGGCGGTGGAAGCCGCCGAGGCGCTCAAGGTGCCGTGCACGGGGGGCAGTGACGCGCGCGCCACGGTGGACGAGGTGGGCTACGGCGCCACCTTCTTCAAGACGCCCATCCAGACGCAGGAGCAGCTCGTGGCGGCCCTGCTGGCCGGGGACTTCCATCCCGTCATGGCCGGGGAGCTGCCCCGGCTCACCCGCCCGGGTGAGGCCCAAGCGGCCCGTGCTTCTGGCAAGCATCAACGCCGCGGGGGCGGTGGGGGTGGACGCCGCCGCCGGTAGTCACCACCTCCCTTCGAGCTTCCGACTCGAAGAGGGGTGTTCATGAAGACGTGGAAGAACGCGTGTCTCCTGGCCGCGGCGCTGCTCGCCGCCTGCTCCCACTCCCCGC contains:
- a CDS encoding PHP-associated domain-containing protein, producing the protein MLIDLHAHSYLSKDCDLDPRAVLDRAAMFGLDGVAFTETNTQDGCDELFEIGAKAKVKVFVGLELITDRGQYLCFFPKPEMAPEPVQLWGSNREKPWSAAECLPKVRSLGAAIVAARPYDRDSSHPAMDYVRSLSGLVCAVEGYNARVKQTANDLAVEAAEALKVPCTGGSDARATVDEVGYGATFFKTPIQTQEQLVAALLAGDFHPVMAGELPRLTRPGEAQAARASGKHQRRGGGGGGRRRR